The Prunus persica cultivar Lovell chromosome G7, Prunus_persica_NCBIv2, whole genome shotgun sequence genome has a segment encoding these proteins:
- the LOC18771779 gene encoding THO complex subunit 1 isoform X3: MQYGQSIDDGETTQGHIPRLLDIVLYLCENEHIEGGMIFQLLEDLTEMSTMRNCKDVFGYIESKQDILGKPELFARGKLVMLRTCNQLLRRLSKANDVVFCGRILMFLAHFFPLSERSAVNIKGVFNTSNETKYEKDPPDGISIDFNFYKTFWSLQEHFCNPPSLTLAPTKWKKFTSGLMVVLNTFEAQPLSDEEGDANSLEEEAANFSIKYLTSSKLMGLELKDPSFRRHILVQCLILFDYLKAPGKSEKDLPSDSMKEEIKSCEERVKKLLEMTPPKGENFLHKIEHILEREKNWVWWKRDGCPPFEKQPAEKKVVQEGAKKRRPRWRMGNKELSLLWKWADQNPNALTDPQRVRTPAITDYWKPLADDMDPAAGIEAEYHHKNNRVYCWKGLRFSARQDLEGFSRFTEFGIEGVVPLELLTPEERSKYQAKPNDKSKRAKKEETKGAAHQVEENQIATAANEIDGEGIRAVLEASVTPTDTDATVATGDMSQGGSPIPDEHQKQSSDTDVGQEAGQMEADAEVEAGMIDGGMDTEVDLDPVG, from the exons ATATTGTGTTGTATCTTTGTGAGAACGAACACATTGAAGGCGGCATGATATTTCAGCTGTTGGAAGACTTAACAGAAATGTCTACTATGAGAAACTGCAAAGACGTTTTTGGTTATATAGAGAGTAAACAAGATATATTAGGAAAG CCAGAGCTTTTTGCTCGAGGAAAACTTGTGATGTTGAGAACATGCAATCAACTTCTTCGTCGCCTGTCAAAG GCAAATGATGTGGTATTTTGTGGACGAATTCTAATGTTTTTGGCTCATTTTTTCCCATTATCTGAGCGTTCAG CTGTGAATATAAAAGGAGTTTTTAACACATCAAACGAGACAAAATATGAGAAAGACCCCCCTGATG GAATTTCCATCGATTTCAACTTCTACAAGACATTTTGGAGTTTACAG GAACACTTTTGTAACCCTCCTTCCTTAACTCTTGCTCCTACCAAGTGGAAGAAATTTACATCCGGTTTAATG GTTGTCCTGAATACATTTGAAGCTCAACCATTAAGTGATGAAGAGGGAGATGCCAATAGTTTGGAGGAGGAGGCGGCAAATTTCAGCATAAAATATCTTACGAGCAGTAAACTAATGGGTTTGGAG TTGAAGGATCCGAGTTTCCGACGTCATATTCTTGTGCAGTGCCTCATATTGTTTGATTATCTGAAG GCCCCTGGAAAGAGTGAAAAAGATTTGCCTTCCGATAGCATG AAAGAGGAAATAAAATCTTGTGAGGAGCGTGTGAAAAAGCTGCTtgaaatgactccacccaagGGGGAGAATTTTCTTCATAAAATTGAGCATATATTAGAACGTGAAAAGAATTGG GTATGGTGGAAACGTGATGGTTGTCCACCATTTGAGAAGCAGCCAGCAGAGAAGAAAGTGGTCCAAGAAGGAGCCAAAAAGCG TAGGCCGAGATGGAGAATGGGAAATAAAGAGCTCTCTCTGTTGTGGAAGTGGGCAGATCAAAATCCG AATGCTTTAACTGATCCTCAACGTGTTCGAACACCTGCCATCACTGATTACTGGAAGCCCCTGGCTGACGAT ATGGATCCAGCAGCTGGAATAGAAGCTGAATATCACCACAAAAATAACCGA GTTTATTGCTGGAAAGGTCTTCGATTTTCAGCTAGACAAGACTTGGAAGGGTTTTCTAGA TTTACTGAATTTGGTATTGAAGGAGTAGTGCCTCTGGAACTTTTGACACCTGAAGAGCGGTCTAAATACCAAGCTAAACCAAATGACAAGTCTAAACGTgctaaaaaggaagaaacaaagGGTGCTGCACATCAAGTAGAAGAAAATCAG ATTGCAACAGCTGCAAATGAGATAGATGGTGAAGGAATCAGGGCTGTGCTTGAAGCCTCAGTGACACCAACGGACACTGATGCCACTGTTGCAACTGGTGACATGTCCCAAGGTGGCAGTCCAATCCCCGATGAACATCAGAAGCAAAGCTCTGATACGGATGTAGGTCAAGAGGCAGGCCAGATGGAAGCAGATGCTGAAGTCGAGGCTGGGATGATTGATGGTGGAATGGACACGGAGGTTGATTTAGATCCAGTTGGCTGA